The candidate division WOR-3 bacterium genome segment TTCACTATCTTACTGATCTCCTTCTTCACTTCTTCGGGAATGGAGATGGCGATAAAACTTCTAATCATAACCCTCTAAGTACCTCCGGAGGATGTCCAATCCAACCTGGGCGGCTTGTTCTTTAACCATCCTCCTGTCACCCGGAAAGTGACATTCTCTAACAAGTGCCTTATTCCCTGTGACCAAACCGATATAAACCAAACCCACGGGCTTCTTAGCACTCCCTCCGGTTGGTCCGGCAATGCCGGTGGTGGAGAGGCCAATGTGGGCACCAAAATATTCCTGCACTCCCCTCGCCATCTCCAAAGCCACTTCCCTACTCACCGCTCCGTATCTCTTTAAGGTTACTTCCTTCACCCCTAAGACTCTCCTTTTTATCTCATTATGGTACGCAACCACTCCACCCAAAAAGTAATCGGAACTACCAATCGCATTCGTTATCCGATCGCCCAAAAGACCACCAGTGCAGGACTCGGCAACTGCCAAAGTGAGACCCCGCTGCCGGAGAAGTTTCCCCACCCTCTCCTCCAGAGTAATCTTACCCACCCCGTAAACATAAGGGAGGAGACGATTGATCACCTCCTTTTGCCACTCCGCCAGAAGATCTTTATCTTTTTCGGTGGTAATTTTAATGTCAACCCCCAAGGGGGATGGGAAATATCGGATCAGGCAATTCTTAAACTTCTTCTTAGGATGGGCAAGTCGCTCCATAATCTCCGCTTCGCTGATGCCGGTGGTGCGGATTAAGACAGAAGGGAAAGGATTCAAGGGGAAGGTTGTCTCAAGAAAAGGCAAAACCCCGGTCTCAAAGATCTTCTTCATCTCTTCCATCGGTCCGGGAAGGGCGATTAGTATTTTTTCTCCCTCCTGAATAATCATCCCCGGGGAGATACCAACCGAATTTTCTAAAAGAAGGGAAGATTGTAAATAGAGGGCTTGCTTCGTTGCCTCTTCGGGAACCGGGATATTTTTCTCTCCGTAGAATCGCTCAATTTTCTTTAAGGTCGCATCATCCAATAGAAGCGGTTTCCGAAAGATGCGACTTAAAACCTCTCTTATGAGGTCATCGGGGGTTGCCCCCAAACCGCCACAGGTGAAGAGAATCTGATGGGAAGAGAGTTGCCTCCTAATCTCCTCCTCTAATATCTCTTTCTGATTGGTAACGACTACAATCCGGGAAGTTGCTATCCCAATCTCGGAAAGGCGCCGAGCGATATATAAAGAGTTAGTTGGATAGGCATCTCCCCTTAATACCTCCTCCCCCGTCACCACTATCCCGGCCTTAATCATTTATTCCAAAGAAGGTTAAAAGCCGAAGTGTGATGTTGGCTAAAATCCCGGCTAAGAGATCGTCAACCATTACCCCCCAACCGCTTTTGAGTTCTTGACTTTTTTTGATAAAAGGAAGCTTCCCAATATCAAAGAGACGGAAAAGAAGAAAACCCAAAAGAAGGGTCTTTTTACCAATCCGGGTGATAAAGAGAAAAGTCACCAAAATCCCTAAGACTTCATCAATCGTAATCCGTCGCGCATCCTTCCCCCAGATCTTTTCCAAATCGGTAGCGATATGAACCCCAAGGAAAAAGATGAAGATGGTAAAAAGGGAGTAGAGAAGGGGAAAGGGGTGAAGAAAGAATGGAAAAAGTAAAGAAAAAAAGGAGGCGACCGTTGCCGGGGCGATAGGAGAAAGACCGGTGAAAAAGAAAGTGCCGATGAGAACCTTTACCGACCTAATGGAAACTTTAGCCACTATCTCGGGGATGATTTCTTCTCCCAGTCAAAAACCAAAGCACAGACAATGAAGATACTGGAGTAGGTACCGACAATAATCCCAAAGGTCATGATTTTAGCAAAATCCTTAATCTCCGCCGCACCGAAAATAGCGAGAATCACCGTCACCAAAATTGTTGTCAAGGCGGTGAGAATAGTTCGGGAAAGGGTTTCATTAATGCTTTTATTCAAAATCTCTAAAAAATTATCCTTCCGCATTTTTCTCAAATTCTCCCTCACCCGGTCGGAGACGACGATTGAATCGTTAACCGAATAGCCAATAATGGTAAGGAGGGCAGCCACTACCGGAACATTGACAGGAATCTGAAAGAAAGAAACAAAACCGGTGGCGATGACCGCATCGTGAATTAGGGCTAAAACCGCACCGGTGCCAAAACGGAAGTCAAAGCGAAAACTGACATAGATCAGGATACCGATTATACCCAAGATTAAAGCGATTAAGGTGTTGCGCTGCAATTCCCTACCGATTCTCGGACCGACTGTCTCCTCTTTTAAGATCTCCGGCTCGCTTTCCGGATAATAGTCTTTTATCATCGTTAAAAGGTCCGAAGAGAAATTAGCTAAACGCTGGTAATCCGCGGGACCAATCTTAATGATGAACTCATACCCCTCAATATACTTTTGGACTGTTGCACTTTTTACCCCCATCTTCTGTAAGATACCCCGGAGATCTTCGGTTTTTATCGGTGCCCGAAAAGTGAGATGTAAGACTGTGCCACCAGAAAAATCGACGCCGTAATTTAAGCCCCGCAAGAGGAAGATGGAAAGAAGGCTTGCGAGGAAAATGATTAGGGATAGGATATAAGTTATCTTTCGCCGACTTATAAAATTGATATTCGTTTTCGGAATTAATCTTATCATATCGGTAAACTCCTTAAACCAACTTTGGTTAAAAGAGCGTCTATGGCAAATTTTGTTAGGAAAACTGCGGTGAAGAGGTTAATCAAAAGACCGAAGATAAGGGTTAAGGAGAAACCCTTTATCGGCCCGGTGCCGAAGAAATATAGAACCAAAGCAGTAATCACCGTTGTAACATTGGCATCAATAATCGTCACCAGAGCCCGGGAAAAGCCAGTGTCCACTGCTGCCCGGACGGTTCGCCCAAATCTTAACTCCTCTCGGATGCGTTCAAAGATTAAGACGTTGGCATCAACCCCCATACCAACTGTCAGAGCGAGAGCGGCTAAACCCGGGAGGGTTAAAGTCGCCCGCAAAGAAGCGAGAACCGCTAAAGTGAAAAGAATATTAAAGAAGAGGGCACAGTCGGCAATCAATCCGGAGAGTTTATAGTAAAAGGCCATAAAAATAAGTACCAGGATGGCGGCAATGACTACTGACTTTATTCCTTTATTTATCGCATCCAGACCTAAGGCCGGACCAACCGACCTCTCTTCAATCACCAAAACCGGTGCCGGTAAAGAACCGGAACGGATAACAATCGCTAAATCTCTTGCCCTTTCCGGATTGACATCGCCTGTAGTAATCATCGCCTCGCCGGAAGGGATTCGCTCTTGAATCACCGGAGCCGAGCGCACCACTCCGTCCAAAACGATGGCTAAACGACGCCCAACATTCCGACCGGTAACGGAAGCGAAAGTTCTGGTTGCTTCCCGATTCAATTTGAGACTAACAATCCAGGTATTTGCCAAATTGATATTACTTCCCTGGTAGGCATCCACGCGTGCCGAGGCAATTCCTTTCCCGGTCAACTCCGGAACCTTCTTTAAGAGGTAAAGCCTTCTTATCCTCTTCCCCTCATAGTTTTCCAAAGGTCCGAAAAGGAATTCGTATTGGTCCCTTTCCGGTCGGGAAGGAGGATTGATTATCGTGTCAACTTCTTCCAAAAGCCTACTCACATAGGGCAAATCCCTCTCGTCTACTCCCAAATCAACTTTTCCCACATCAATTAGGTAATTGAAAAAACTCCCTTCTTTTAGGGTATCCTTTGCCACCTTTTTGGAATACTCGTCAATCTTTTTAAGAACCTCGGCGGTAAATCGCTCTTCTGCTACCAACTTAAATTCTAAAAGGGCGGTCTGGCCGATGATACTCTTTGCCCTTGCCCGGTCAACGCCTGGCAGTTGCACCAAGATTCGGTCTTCGCCCATCCTTTGGATAATCGGCTCAAATACCCCAAACTGGTCAACCCGGTTTTTAATAATCTCTTGGGCGCGATCCGCCGCATCCTTCACCTCACCGCGGGCGAGTTGTGATTTATCAATTTCTAAAACTAAATGCATCCCCCCAACCAAATCTAAACCTAAGTGCAGCGCCCGCTTATGGATTTTTATCTTCTCCCCTTCCAAATCCACCAGTTCCGATTGAATTCGGGCGCTGTCTTCCTTCGTTTGGGCATTAGAAAGAAGGTTCTTTAAGTAATTTTCCCTCTTCGGAATGGAAAAATAGAGTTGGTAAGTGGGATAGAGTGAGTAAAGGACAGCGACAATTACGATAATAATTAGGGCTAATTTTATCTTGCCGTAGCGCATACTAACCTCTTCATCTCCGAAACTGCCTCTTTCAACCCCACGAAGACCGCTCGGGCGACAATGGCAAAACCGATTGAAAAGCCTTCAATTTCTTCAAGCTGCGCTAAGGGAATGATATTCCAATAGTCAAGACCATGCCCGGCGTGAACCAAAAGACCAATCTCCGAACAATGCCGAGCTATCTTTTTAATTCTTTCTAACTCTTCTCCCGCCTTCCCTTTTCTGCTCTTTTTGGCGTAGGCATCGGTATTAATTTCAATCTTATCAGCACCCGCCTCCTTTGCTCTTACCACTTGTTTTTCATCCGCCTCAATAAAGATGCTGGTGATAATCCCAGCCCCTTTCAGTTGATTAATTCGCTTCTTGATGAGAGAGAAATTTTTCACCACATCCAAACCTCCTTCGGTTGTCAACTCTTCGGGTCGCTCCGGCACTAAGGTGACCACATCCGGTTTTACCTGCAAGGCAATCCTTAACATCTCTTCGGTCGTCGCCATCTCTAAATTCAACTCCGTCTTAATCGTCTCCCTCAATAATCGCAAATCCCTTTCTTTAATATGCCTCCGGTCACTCCTTAAATGGACCGTTATCCCATCCGCTCCTCCCAACTCACAAAGTAGAGCGGCTTGCACCGGATCCGGAAAGGATTCTTTCCGCGCTTCCCGGAGGGTGGCGACATGGTCAAGATTCACCGACAATTTCTTCATTAGGCTTTAATCATAATAAAAAAGAGATAAAAGTCAAGAAAATTTTATTTAGTTCTAATTACTCGGGTTGGGGTTAAGATAATATCAACCCTTATATCATGTGGTTCTTTAAGATAAGAGAAGTCCTCAAAAATTTGGCAATCGTGGACAATGGTGATCACTGTTGGCTTCTTTTTAATTAACCCCATCGCCTTTAATATCTCATATTCTTTATCACCATAGCCTTTCCCCTTTCCCAAACGATTCCCTTTAAGGTCAACCGCCACACTCCCCTGCAAAAATATCTCAACTTCCGTTTTCGGTGGCTTCCCGTAGCGCCGAAAACCATTTATCGTTATCGCCTTATCTTGAAATTCTTTTCCGGCAATTTCTAAAAAATCCGTCATATGGGGCAAAGCAACAATTAATGCCTTCCCTGCTTGTAAAGTAATTCTCCTTGCCTCTTTTAAGACCCCGTCCGGAGCAGAAAATATCCCTTTTGCCGTTTGGAATTCCGGTAAAGAGCGGAGGCGCTGACTGGCAAGATAAGCATCCTTAAAGTTTGGGATCCGCCCGAAACAAGGGCGGGGAAAATTTACCAAATCGTTCTCTTCCAAGAATCGCCAGACCTTCTGCCGAATCTCTTCTTTGGTCATCTGAATATTTTAAGGAAAAACTACTATTTGCCAAGGCTTTAAGATATTGACAATTAAAAAATGGAGATTATTATTTTCGTTAAGGAGGTAATATGAAAAGATATTTTCTTTTTTTATTTTTACCTACCCTCATCTGGCCGATATGGGATACGAAATGGCTCAATCTCAACCGTTGGGGATGTGCTTTTACCAACTACGGCATCTTTGGGCAAGATAACCAACACCCTGGTGCTTACTGGCCTAGACCTTTAAGAAACTTTTATATCTATGGCGCCGGTTTCTGGTTTGGTTGTATCAATAATAATGACACCTTAGTGACAACCGGTTATGAGCCAAACTCCGCTTATTCAGAAATTGTCCCCACCCTTTGCCGTTATTGGCGTCACGGTTATGATAACCCCTTAGATAAAATCTATACCTATCCCGATACTTGGCCACCACCAAGAGATAGATTTCCGATGGCACCAATCAATCCCGTATCCGAGAGGGATTTCTGGTGCTGTTTCTGTGATTCCGACCCAGTATTCCACTATCCCCCGGACACCGCCCGACCGATTGGCATTGATTGCGCCCTAACCGTTTATTCTTTTTCTGACTCCTTGGCTCAGGATTTTATCTTCCTCAAATACGAGATTTTTAACTATAACCAATACCCAATAAATAACGGATATTTCGGCATTCTCATTGACGCCGATGTTGGTGATTACAGTGATGACTTCGGTGGTTGGTTTTCAAGGCTTCAAACTGGTTTCATCGGTGATTATGACAATCACGAAAACCCCGGTTCTTCTTGGGAAAGGGGTACCCCAGGAGTTGTCGCAATAAGATTTCTTACTACCAATCCCCCTTGTAGCCTATCTTCATTTCGACTTTATTCCATTGAGAATGACCCAAGAAATGACCCGGAGCGGTATCAACTTATGACACCGGGCTTCACCTTAGATTCCCTTCCTGGCGATATGCGTCTCCTCCTCTCTTTAGGTCCTTTTCACCTTCTGCCCGAATCTTCCATCACCTTCTATTTTGCGCTGATTGGGGCAAAATACGGAGAAGAGAACGAACCACCCCAAATAAGAGATACAATGGACATTGTTATGGCTTCCGAATTGGCAGAGACAATCTTTTATCAGAGAATCGGCATTGAAGAAACTTATCTCAAACCCGCCTCTGATTTTCCTTACCGTATCTATCCCAACCCTTTTTCTCGTAAACTCTTTATCCTCTCCCAGAGTAATGAGAAGATAAAAGTAGAAATTTACAATACAGAAGGAAAATTGGTAAAAAGACTTTCTGGCCAAAAAAATCTCTTTTGGGAAGGTCGGGATGAAAGAAATAGAAAACTACCTTCGGGGATTTATATCTTAAAAATTCGTTCGGGAAGGAAAGAGATGTTAGAAAAGGTTCTTCGCATGAGATAAAATCCAGTTTGCTAACTGCCACCTTTTCTTTATTTAACCCCTAAAATAATCCCGAAAATTCCTAAACTGAGAATAATAAATATCGGCTCTAAGAGAAAAAGCAGGAAGAAAGAGAGAAAGGCGGTAATAATTGTTCGGAAATCAAAAATTGCTACCCTCCCTAAGGAAAAAGCGGAAAAGATTAAAATGCCAACCATCCCCGGCTTCACTCCTGATAAGAATGATTTCACATAAAAATTCTCCTTGATCCTTTCATAAACTTTGATTAAGAATAGGAGCATAAAAAAAGATGGTAAGAAGATGGCCACCGTCGCCACCAAACTACCCAAAATGCCACCCACCCCGTAGCCAACAAAAGTGGCAAGGATGGCTACGGGACCGGGAGTGATCTGGCTAATCGCCACACCATCAATAAATGCCCTGGAAGTTAATAAGCCGCGACTGGTAACAATCTCTCTCTCAATAAAAGGGATAGCGGCGAAACCGCCACCAAAGATTAAGGCACCAATCTTTAGGAAGATATAAAAGAGTTGGAGTAATAAAATGGGGGAAAAAGAAAAGAAGAAATGGCGTCTTATCGGGCGCATCCTATTTAATAGGATACCCAAAATACCCAAAAGGGAGATGATAAAGAACAGTTCCAACTTAAAATATAAACCCCAAAAGGCGATAAAAGAAAAAATAATTGAAGAAAAATCCTTCAAATAATCTCTACCCATCCGAATTGCACAATAGAAAAGAACCGCTGGGATTGCCGGATTGATAAAAGAAAAGGCATCTTCTAAGAAACCTACTCTTTGATGGTGAAAATATAGAAAACTCAAAGAAAGGGTGATAAGATAAGAAGGAAGAAGGAAGAAGATTACGGATAAAATCATCCCTTTGAGCCGGAATAACTTATAGCCAATATACTCCACATAATTAGGAACAAAAGGACCAGGAAGGATTTGTCCCATCGCTACCGCTACAGATAAATCCTCATCGCTAATCCAATTCTTTCTTCTAACCAAATGCTCCCTTATTAAACCGAGCATCGCCATCCCACCCCCAAAGCCGATGGCGCCAATCTTTAGAAAGATGAGGAGTAAAGACTTTAAGGTTGGTCCTTCTCTTCGGATACTATCTTTCACCTCTTCGTTTTAAGGATTGAGAAATGGTATGGGCAATTCTTAAAGGCTCTGGGATGCGATATTTTAAAGCGGTCTTCAAAACAATCTCCTTAGCGGTCGCCAAACTTATCTTGTGTCCGGGGGAGACAAATACCGGAGCCACGCTTTCCTGGGTTCTCAAAACATAGCCCACAATCTCACCCCGATAAATTAAAGGGGAATAAGAACCCCGCTTTTTATCAGGCATCTCATATTTGCCAACCAATTTAGTTTTAGCACAACCAACCGTCGGCTTGTCAAGGAGAATTCCCAGATGGGAGGCTAAGCCTAAACCTCGGGGGTGGGAAATTCCCTGACCATCAAAGAGAATCACATCCGGCTGGTATTCCAACTTTTCGTATACTTTAAGATAAGCCCCCTTCTCCCGATAGGAAAGGAAACCGGGAATGTAGGGAAAGTTAATCTTCTCTTGGAAAGTTTTAACCTCAATCACTCTTGACTCGGGAAGGGAGAAGATAATAAAGGCACAATAGATATCCTCTTCGTCAAAGGCACAATCCGTACCCCCAATCAGTTCCAATTTCTCAAATCCGTTCTTTAAAGAAAGAGACTCCCTCAATTTCTCCTGTTCTCTAATTAAATTAGTAATTTTCATTTACTCATCTCGGGGAGGTAAATTTCTTACCGCCGAGATGCAAAATGAGATTGGCGGCGCTGCTCCAAAAGTTTTGGAAGAAATCTCCCTCCGCTACTGCATAAACTATCTCCCCAATAAAGAGAAAGCATTCTCCAAGGACCAATGTCTTTTTCACCCGACATTCAATATGTCCCAGACATTCTTTAATATAGGGAGGTTTAACAAAGTTTGCCTTCTCCTTGGTCAACTTTGCTTTTTGAAACTTATCGGTCTCCCTTCCGGACTTCGTCCCACAAATCCAGACCGCCGATAATAATTTTTCGTTTGGGATGTTTAAGACGAATTCCTTTGTCTGTTTGATATTAGAAGCGGTTAAACTATCCTTCCCGACCGCAATCGCTACCAGAGGTGGTTCTTCGGAAATCGGTGTCGCCCAAGCCAAGGACATCACATTTTCTCTTCCCTTTTTATCAACGGAGGTTAAAAGAAAAGTTAACTTGGGGTGAAATAAACGATATCGGCTCCCTTTAATCGGTCTTTTCATAAGTTGAATATAATAGGAAAAAGAAACTCTGTCAAATAGAATTGACTAAGGCAATCCCTTATCCTATAATTAGGATGCGGAAGGCTCTCCGAAGAAAAATCCTAAGAAGGGACCGGCGAACTTGCCAACTCTGTGGGAAAAAAGGAGCGGGTCAAATTCACCATCTCATCCCGAAAAGTAAAGGTGGAAAAGATACGGAAAATAACTTAGTTCTTCTTTGTGGTCCTTGCCACCTCTTAATCAGTCCTATTCCCCTAAAGATCCTAAAGAGAATTTTAAAAATTCCCGAAACCGAAATCAGAAGACGCCAGAAAAAAGTGAAAAAGGGTCTGGCACGATTAAAAAGGCGATTGGTTAATTGATTTTTCCCAAAAAAAGGCTATACTGGGATATGCGGCGCCTCTTTCCTCTTATCCTTCTGACGCTTCTCCTTTTTCTTTTCTCCCTTTTTCTGATCAGAGAATTTTTTCCTCCTCAAAAAAAGGTAAAAGAGAAATTTACCTATCAGGGCGATTTGGGAAGAGTTTTCAATATCCTCGTCATCGCTAACGATGCTCAAATGATTACAAAAAAAATGGCAGACGGTCGGGTAGTAAAGGTCTTGGAAGAAAAGAGCCGAAGCGATATTATTGATATCGTCCATGTCAATTTGGACAAAGGAATCGTCAATATGTTAAATATCCCGAGGGATATGTTAGTCCATATTCCCGGTTACACGAAGGCGGAAAGCGACACTGATTTTTGTAATTTAGATAAGATAAATCACAGTTATTTCTTCGGAAAGGAAAAACTCCTTAAAGAAGTTCTCTTAAAAAATTATCAGATTACCATCCATCGTTATCTCACCATCAATCTCTATTCCTTCTCCCAAGTATTCTCCTTACTCTTTCCCTATCTCAAAGACATATCCTTACGGCAAAAGACGATTCGAAATGTGGAAGAGGCGAGAAAACTCCTCCGCAGTCGGAGGCTCTGGGCGAGAGACGATGTTGACCGAGGAAGAAATTCTATAATTTTTATGAAAGAGGTTTGGGAAAATATCTGGCCCCTTGCCAAAAGAAAGGACTTCCAAGAAGAGATCACCAAAAATGTGATGAGGGTTATCGGGAAAGATACCGATTTAACTAACGAAGACATTATTTATATCTTAGAAAATCTTTCCGAAAAGGGATTTGATCCGAAGAATATCCAATTGGCGACGCTAATTGGTTATCAGGCTCCGGTTTATCTCAATCGCTATCAGGAGGTTTTAGCCTGTTACCTCCCAATCTATTCGGAAATCAAAAACCAAATTGCCTACTTCATCTTTGAAGAAGAAAAGCCAGCAAAGTCTTACCTCAGCGATGAAGCCTTCTCTCTCCCTCCTTATGTTTTAAGAAACTATTGTCCCCAAGAGAGCAATTTAAATTCCATAAAGAGAGACTTAACCCCAGAACATCTCAATGCCCAAACCCAAGAGTTTTAGGGTGGGGAAAATTGCGGCCGCTGGCCGAAAACCTTTTGGTAAACCTCGGGATATTTTTCCTTTGCGGCTAAGAGGAAAAAGGTGAGAGGTAATTTTTTTTTGGCAAGCCAGCAGAGGGCGTCGGAAATCTCTCTTATCTCCCATTGGGCAGTGGCATCAGAACGGAGGCGAACGATATGGTATAATTCTCTCGCATTTAGACCTAAAAGGACCCGCCTCTTATGGGCATTGGTTAAAATATACTCGGCAATTTCCGGATAATCTCTCTTTATCTTCCGATAGAGTCTTTCGGTCTTTTTCATCAATTGGGTAAATCTCCTCTCTTCCCCCGCTTCGGCGATACTTCTCGGCAAAACCCAGCCTAAATTTAGGGAGTAAGGCTGTTTAATTAAAGTTGCCATCCGGTGCCTCTTCAACTGGGCAAAGGCGGAAGCGGAAAGAGTGATTTCAAAAATAAGTAAAGAGAGTTCAAACTCCCGGGGTACGGCGTCATAAAATTCTAAATGGCGGCAAGCGGTCTTAAAAATTTCCTCCTTCCTCTTTTGAACAAACCCTCTCACCTCGGCAAAGGAAAGTTGGGAATGAGCAAAAAGGAGGGCGCTGGCAATAATCGCATCCGCCTCCCGGGAATAATAGAGAAGTTTTACCTTACCATTTCTTACTTTTCCTCTTTCTTTCTTCCGATACTTCTCCACCAATCTCTCCAAATCCTTTCCCCTTTCCTCATAGGGTGTTGCCTGATAGAAAAGAAAGAGGGAAGGAGTAATCTCTTTTACCCGGGAAAATAACCTCTTACCCAAATCCCT includes the following:
- a CDS encoding HNH endonuclease: MRKALRRKILRRDRRTCQLCGKKGAGQIHHLIPKSKGGKDTENNLVLLCGPCHLLISPIPLKILKRILKIPETEIRRRQKKVKKGLARLKRRLVN
- a CDS encoding phosphatidylglycerophosphatase A: MAKVSIRSVKVLIGTFFFTGLSPIAPATVASFFSLLFPFFLHPFPLLYSLFTIFIFFLGVHIATDLEKIWGKDARRITIDEVLGILVTFLFITRIGKKTLLLGFLLFRLFDIGKLPFIKKSQELKSGWGVMVDDLLAGILANITLRLLTFFGIND
- a CDS encoding 5-formyltetrahydrofolate cyclo-ligase; translation: MTKEEIRQKVWRFLEENDLVNFPRPCFGRIPNFKDAYLASQRLRSLPEFQTAKGIFSAPDGVLKEARRITLQAGKALIVALPHMTDFLEIAGKEFQDKAITINGFRRYGKPPKTEVEIFLQGSVAVDLKGNRLGKGKGYGDKEYEILKAMGLIKKKPTVITIVHDCQIFEDFSYLKEPHDIRVDIILTPTRVIRTK
- the secF gene encoding protein translocase subunit SecF, coding for MIRLIPKTNINFISRRKITYILSLIIFLASLLSIFLLRGLNYGVDFSGGTVLHLTFRAPIKTEDLRGILQKMGVKSATVQKYIEGYEFIIKIGPADYQRLANFSSDLLTMIKDYYPESEPEILKEETVGPRIGRELQRNTLIALILGIIGILIYVSFRFDFRFGTGAVLALIHDAVIATGFVSFFQIPVNVPVVAALLTIIGYSVNDSIVVSDRVRENLRKMRKDNFLEILNKSINETLSRTILTALTTILVTVILAIFGAAEIKDFAKIMTFGIIVGTYSSIFIVCALVFDWEKKSSPR
- a CDS encoding T9SS type A sorting domain-containing protein, coding for MKRYFLFLFLPTLIWPIWDTKWLNLNRWGCAFTNYGIFGQDNQHPGAYWPRPLRNFYIYGAGFWFGCINNNDTLVTTGYEPNSAYSEIVPTLCRYWRHGYDNPLDKIYTYPDTWPPPRDRFPMAPINPVSERDFWCCFCDSDPVFHYPPDTARPIGIDCALTVYSFSDSLAQDFIFLKYEIFNYNQYPINNGYFGILIDADVGDYSDDFGGWFSRLQTGFIGDYDNHENPGSSWERGTPGVVAIRFLTTNPPCSLSSFRLYSIENDPRNDPERYQLMTPGFTLDSLPGDMRLLLSLGPFHLLPESSITFYFALIGAKYGEENEPPQIRDTMDIVMASELAETIFYQRIGIEETYLKPASDFPYRIYPNPFSRKLFILSQSNEKIKVEIYNTEGKLVKRLSGQKNLFWEGRDERNRKLPSGIYILKIRSGRKEMLEKVLRMR
- a CDS encoding LCP family protein — its product is MRRLFPLILLTLLLFLFSLFLIREFFPPQKKVKEKFTYQGDLGRVFNILVIANDAQMITKKMADGRVVKVLEEKSRSDIIDIVHVNLDKGIVNMLNIPRDMLVHIPGYTKAESDTDFCNLDKINHSYFFGKEKLLKEVLLKNYQITIHRYLTINLYSFSQVFSLLFPYLKDISLRQKTIRNVEEARKLLRSRRLWARDDVDRGRNSIIFMKEVWENIWPLAKRKDFQEEITKNVMRVIGKDTDLTNEDIIYILENLSEKGFDPKNIQLATLIGYQAPVYLNRYQEVLACYLPIYSEIKNQIAYFIFEEEKPAKSYLSDEAFSLPPYVLRNYCPQESNLNSIKRDLTPEHLNAQTQEF
- a CDS encoding pyridoxine 5'-phosphate synthase, with translation MKKLSVNLDHVATLREARKESFPDPVQAALLCELGGADGITVHLRSDRRHIKERDLRLLRETIKTELNLEMATTEEMLRIALQVKPDVVTLVPERPEELTTEGGLDVVKNFSLIKKRINQLKGAGIITSIFIEADEKQVVRAKEAGADKIEINTDAYAKKSRKGKAGEELERIKKIARHCSEIGLLVHAGHGLDYWNIIPLAQLEEIEGFSIGFAIVARAVFVGLKEAVSEMKRLVCATAR
- a CDS encoding flavin reductase family protein, with the translated sequence MKRPIKGSRYRLFHPKLTFLLTSVDKKGRENVMSLAWATPISEEPPLVAIAVGKDSLTASNIKQTKEFVLNIPNEKLLSAVWICGTKSGRETDKFQKAKLTKEKANFVKPPYIKECLGHIECRVKKTLVLGECFLFIGEIVYAVAEGDFFQNFWSSAANLILHLGGKKFTSPR
- a CDS encoding endonuclease V, which gives rise to MKITNLIREQEKLRESLSLKNGFEKLELIGGTDCAFDEEDIYCAFIIFSLPESRVIEVKTFQEKINFPYIPGFLSYREKGAYLKVYEKLEYQPDVILFDGQGISHPRGLGLASHLGILLDKPTVGCAKTKLVGKYEMPDKKRGSYSPLIYRGEIVGYVLRTQESVAPVFVSPGHKISLATAKEIVLKTALKYRIPEPLRIAHTISQSLKRRGER
- the secD gene encoding protein translocase subunit SecD → MRYGKIKLALIIIVIVAVLYSLYPTYQLYFSIPKRENYLKNLLSNAQTKEDSARIQSELVDLEGEKIKIHKRALHLGLDLVGGMHLVLEIDKSQLARGEVKDAADRAQEIIKNRVDQFGVFEPIIQRMGEDRILVQLPGVDRARAKSIIGQTALLEFKLVAEERFTAEVLKKIDEYSKKVAKDTLKEGSFFNYLIDVGKVDLGVDERDLPYVSRLLEEVDTIINPPSRPERDQYEFLFGPLENYEGKRIRRLYLLKKVPELTGKGIASARVDAYQGSNINLANTWIVSLKLNREATRTFASVTGRNVGRRLAIVLDGVVRSAPVIQERIPSGEAMITTGDVNPERARDLAIVIRSGSLPAPVLVIEERSVGPALGLDAINKGIKSVVIAAILVLIFMAFYYKLSGLIADCALFFNILFTLAVLASLRATLTLPGLAALALTVGMGVDANVLIFERIREELRFGRTVRAAVDTGFSRALVTIIDANVTTVITALVLYFFGTGPIKGFSLTLIFGLLINLFTAVFLTKFAIDALLTKVGLRSLPI
- the chrA gene encoding chromate efflux transporter; translated protein: MKDSIRREGPTLKSLLLIFLKIGAIGFGGGMAMLGLIREHLVRRKNWISDEDLSVAVAMGQILPGPFVPNYVEYIGYKLFRLKGMILSVIFFLLPSYLITLSLSFLYFHHQRVGFLEDAFSFINPAIPAVLFYCAIRMGRDYLKDFSSIIFSFIAFWGLYFKLELFFIISLLGILGILLNRMRPIRRHFFFSFSPILLLQLFYIFLKIGALIFGGGFAAIPFIEREIVTSRGLLTSRAFIDGVAISQITPGPVAILATFVGYGVGGILGSLVATVAIFLPSFFMLLFLIKVYERIKENFYVKSFLSGVKPGMVGILIFSAFSLGRVAIFDFRTIITAFLSFFLLFLLEPIFIILSLGIFGIILGVK
- a CDS encoding CinA family nicotinamide mononucleotide deamidase-related protein, whose protein sequence is MIKAGIVVTGEEVLRGDAYPTNSLYIARRLSEIGIATSRIVVVTNQKEILEEEIRRQLSSHQILFTCGGLGATPDDLIREVLSRIFRKPLLLDDATLKKIERFYGEKNIPVPEEATKQALYLQSSLLLENSVGISPGMIIQEGEKILIALPGPMEEMKKIFETGVLPFLETTFPLNPFPSVLIRTTGISEAEIMERLAHPKKKFKNCLIRYFPSPLGVDIKITTEKDKDLLAEWQKEVINRLLPYVYGVGKITLEERVGKLLRQRGLTLAVAESCTGGLLGDRITNAIGSSDYFLGGVVAYHNEIKRRVLGVKEVTLKRYGAVSREVALEMARGVQEYFGAHIGLSTTGIAGPTGGSAKKPVGLVYIGLVTGNKALVRECHFPGDRRMVKEQAAQVGLDILRRYLEGYD